A single window of Paenibacillus sp. FSL H8-0537 DNA harbors:
- a CDS encoding transposase, with the protein MNEQQLDQEQQHQYNEMKPMSGEPVEVAGVYRNDWNREEKLERGEVFPADPQMGTATWRLVELDFDNHHEGRTDPRLIPKDDDKDPEAHMQHPRRHEGSNKTE; encoded by the coding sequence ATGAACGAACAGCAATTGGACCAAGAACAGCAGCATCAATACAATGAGATGAAGCCGATGTCGGGCGAGCCTGTTGAAGTGGCGGGTGTATACCGCAACGATTGGAATCGTGAAGAGAAACTGGAGCGCGGCGAGGTGTTTCCAGCCGATCCCCAGATGGGGACGGCGACTTGGCGGCTGGTGGAACTGGACTTCGACAACCATCATGAAGGGCGAACCGATCCGCGGCTCATCCCCAAAGACGATGACAAGGATCCTGAAGCCCATATGCAGCATCCAAGACGCCATGAGGGCAGCAATAAGACCGAATAG
- a CDS encoding TVP38/TMEM64 family protein, with amino-acid sequence MALLQNWIEQIKHMDLEHLQRTLESYREFGPLLGILLPLLEAFLPFLPLLAIVAANANIFGLWFGFLFSWIGVSAGAIGVFWVVRKLGKNVKAKVERRFPKSGRFFEWIEHRGFTPLFLLACFPFSPSSLINIVSGLSAVPFRTFIIATLLGKAVMILCVSLLSFDIGNFAHEPWRIVVACTVIVLMWFGGKRLEKRYIH; translated from the coding sequence ATGGCGTTGCTGCAAAATTGGATAGAACAAATAAAGCATATGGATTTAGAGCATCTGCAGCGCACGCTGGAAAGCTATCGGGAATTCGGACCGCTGCTTGGCATCCTTTTACCTCTGCTGGAGGCCTTCCTGCCGTTTCTGCCTTTGCTGGCGATTGTGGCGGCCAATGCCAATATTTTCGGCCTATGGTTCGGCTTCTTATTTTCCTGGATTGGCGTTTCTGCTGGGGCCATCGGCGTTTTCTGGGTCGTGCGCAAGCTCGGGAAAAATGTCAAAGCAAAAGTCGAGCGGCGCTTCCCGAAATCCGGGCGGTTCTTCGAATGGATCGAGCATCGCGGCTTTACGCCGCTGTTCCTGCTCGCCTGCTTTCCATTTTCGCCGTCCTCGCTCATTAACATTGTGTCGGGCTTAAGCGCCGTGCCCTTCCGCACGTTCATCATCGCAACCCTTCTCGGCAAGGCGGTCATGATTTTATGCGTATCGCTGCTCAGCTTTGATATTGGAAACTTCGCCCATGAGCCTTGGCGCATCGTCGTTGCCTGCACCGTCATTGTGCTAATGTGGTTCGGCGGCAAGCGGCTGGAAAAACGTTATATCCATTAG
- a CDS encoding Na+/H+ antiporter — translation MAIFSSILILLALIGLSNIINRHLPVVPAPLIQIALGIGITLLPSGVHMTLEPELFFILFVAPLLYNDGKHTPRNELWRLRAPIFLLAVGLVFVTVFLIGYAIHFMIPSIALPAAFGLAALLSPTDAVAVNALAGRVHLPKSLRHLLEGEALMNDASGLVAFKFAMAAALTGTFSLTKASISFVVIATGGLAVGCVLAFLITGLRAVLRRSGLEDPTLHMLIHMLTPFALYLTGEHLGVSGILAAVAGGVVHAVERDEYDKARARNDEVPDHTWSVILYILNGLVFVILGLQIPVVFSTIFVNPAINSLQVTGYACFIFVLLLLLRFLWTYAFTRGGRLFGSEQQREKPSFKILVMTSLSGVRGAITLAGAFSIPLFLADGNPFPERNVIIFLATAVILLSLLVASTVLPLLASSSDTGNESKRTEKERQGQLKMMNAAIEAIHQAASKENEAETAAVLAEYERWFRMLELQKPRLTTKQVDEGIIDLRFEAFRMEREAARRMLAQGEISEQQFELFERSLEQLELMLAGRRSFWPIIMRKLMRLPLEMLPLKKSKSPANAKIGQADREALRRMKLRACESVIDTFDNRLDESGSEERSELISHYHFIKEKLQKPISPKQNGGDADVQRDLHWVAIQAERVEVQTLYERGEINRDLANKLRQFIRNREASILEQG, via the coding sequence ATGGCTATATTTTCCTCCATATTAATTTTGCTTGCTCTGATCGGGCTGTCCAATATTATCAATCGGCATCTTCCGGTTGTTCCAGCTCCACTTATCCAAATTGCGCTTGGCATTGGGATTACGCTTCTACCGTCTGGCGTCCATATGACGCTGGAGCCCGAGCTATTTTTCATATTGTTCGTAGCTCCGCTGCTGTATAACGATGGCAAGCATACGCCGCGCAATGAATTATGGAGGCTTCGCGCCCCGATTTTCCTACTCGCTGTCGGCCTTGTGTTTGTCACCGTATTTCTTATCGGCTATGCGATCCACTTTATGATTCCGTCCATTGCGCTGCCGGCAGCGTTTGGACTTGCTGCCCTGCTGTCTCCGACCGATGCTGTAGCGGTCAACGCATTAGCGGGGCGGGTTCATCTGCCAAAGAGCCTGCGGCATTTGCTGGAAGGGGAAGCGCTGATGAACGACGCCTCCGGGCTCGTCGCCTTTAAATTTGCGATGGCAGCTGCGCTAACCGGCACATTTTCCTTAACGAAAGCAAGCATCAGCTTTGTCGTTATTGCGACGGGCGGCCTTGCGGTCGGGTGCGTGCTGGCCTTCCTGATTACAGGACTTCGCGCTGTTTTGCGCCGTTCTGGTCTGGAAGATCCAACGCTGCATATGCTTATCCATATGCTCACGCCATTTGCTCTTTATTTGACTGGCGAGCATCTTGGCGTATCCGGTATTTTGGCCGCTGTAGCCGGAGGCGTCGTCCATGCCGTTGAACGCGATGAATACGATAAGGCTCGGGCCCGGAACGATGAGGTGCCTGACCATACATGGTCGGTTATTTTGTACATACTGAATGGACTCGTTTTTGTCATATTAGGACTGCAAATACCTGTCGTCTTCAGTACCATTTTTGTTAATCCTGCGATTAACTCGCTTCAGGTGACAGGCTATGCTTGCTTCATTTTCGTACTGCTATTGCTTCTGCGATTTTTGTGGACGTACGCCTTTACAAGAGGGGGCCGCTTATTCGGCTCTGAGCAGCAGCGCGAGAAGCCTTCGTTTAAAATATTAGTCATGACCTCGCTTTCTGGCGTACGCGGTGCCATCACGCTTGCCGGGGCGTTCTCCATTCCACTGTTTCTAGCCGACGGAAATCCGTTTCCCGAGCGGAATGTCATTATTTTTCTTGCGACTGCGGTTATTCTGTTATCGCTGCTCGTCGCGAGCACCGTGCTTCCGCTACTAGCAAGCAGCAGCGATACGGGCAATGAATCAAAACGGACGGAGAAAGAGCGCCAAGGGCAGCTCAAAATGATGAATGCGGCCATTGAGGCCATCCACCAAGCAGCGAGCAAGGAAAATGAAGCGGAAACGGCTGCCGTCCTTGCCGAATATGAGCGTTGGTTCCGCATGCTGGAGCTTCAGAAGCCCCGGCTGACAACGAAGCAAGTTGATGAGGGGATCATTGACCTGCGCTTTGAGGCATTCCGCATGGAGCGGGAAGCTGCCCGCCGCATGCTGGCACAAGGGGAAATCAGCGAGCAGCAGTTCGAACTGTTCGAACGAAGCCTCGAGCAGCTTGAGCTGATGCTGGCGGGACGCCGAAGCTTTTGGCCGATTATTATGAGAAAGCTGATGAGGCTCCCGCTGGAGATGCTCCCCCTCAAAAAATCGAAATCGCCTGCCAATGCCAAGATAGGCCAAGCCGATCGCGAGGCGCTGAGAAGGATGAAGCTGCGAGCCTGCGAGTCGGTTATCGACACTTTCGATAACCGCCTGGACGAGTCCGGCTCAGAGGAGCGGAGCGAGCTGATCAGCCATTACCATTTTATAAAGGAAAAGCTTCAAAAGCCGATATCGCCGAAACAAAATGGAGGCGACGCCGACGTGCAGCGCGATTTGCATTGGGTTGCCATTCAGGCAGAGCGGGTCGAGGTGCAGACCTTGTATGAGCGTGGAGAAATCAATCGGGACCTTGCCAATAAGCTGCGGCAGTTTATCCGCAACCGCGAGGCGTCTATTTTAGAGCAGGGGTAA
- a CDS encoding aldo/keto reductase — protein MQYTYLGQSGLRVSRLCLGTMNFGVDTDEKEAFRILDAALDAGINFIDTANIYGWGENSGRTEEIIGKWFSQGGGRRERTVLATKVYGDMNDDHDGPNREAGLSAYKIRRHLEGSLRRLQTDHIELYQMHHVDRNVHWNELWSAFETAVSQGKIGYVGSSNFAGWDIAVAQGEAKARGILGLVSEQHKYNLLCRLPELEVLPASKALGLGVIPWSPLDGGLLAGNHRRDNGGRRSGDTKRLDKHRAQLGEYGKLCDELGEPEDLVSLAWLLANPAVTAPIIGVRTLEQFERSLRAVELELDSATLARIDEIFPGPGGDAPKAYAW, from the coding sequence ATGCAATACACTTATTTGGGTCAGTCAGGTTTGCGCGTTAGCCGCTTATGCCTTGGTACCATGAATTTTGGTGTGGATACAGATGAGAAGGAAGCGTTCCGGATTTTGGATGCCGCATTAGATGCGGGCATTAATTTTATTGATACGGCGAACATTTATGGCTGGGGCGAAAACTCTGGACGTACGGAGGAAATTATCGGAAAATGGTTCAGTCAAGGCGGCGGACGCCGTGAGCGTACCGTGCTGGCAACCAAAGTATATGGCGATATGAATGATGACCATGATGGGCCGAACCGAGAAGCCGGCTTGTCCGCTTATAAAATTCGCCGCCATCTGGAAGGCTCGCTGCGCCGCCTGCAGACGGATCATATTGAGCTGTATCAGATGCATCATGTGGATCGTAACGTCCATTGGAATGAATTGTGGAGCGCATTTGAAACGGCTGTCTCGCAAGGCAAAATCGGGTATGTCGGCTCTAGCAACTTTGCTGGCTGGGATATTGCTGTGGCGCAGGGTGAAGCAAAAGCGAGAGGGATTTTGGGGCTCGTATCCGAGCAGCACAAATATAATTTGCTGTGCCGTTTGCCGGAGCTGGAGGTGCTTCCTGCATCGAAGGCGCTCGGTCTTGGCGTTATTCCGTGGAGTCCACTGGATGGGGGGCTGCTTGCGGGCAATCACCGCAGGGATAATGGCGGACGCCGCAGTGGAGACACCAAGCGTCTGGACAAGCATCGCGCGCAGCTGGGCGAATATGGCAAGCTTTGCGATGAGCTGGGTGAGCCTGAGGATCTCGTATCGCTCGCATGGCTGCTGGCGAATCCGGCGGTTACGGCTCCGATTATTGGGGTGCGCACGCTGGAGCAGTTCGAGCGCTCGCTTCGTGCGGTAGAGCTAGAGCTGGATAGCGCGACGCTCGCCCGTATCGATGAGATTTTCCCAGGACCGGGCGGCGATGCGCCTAAAGCTTACGCTTGGTAA
- the ilvA gene encoding threonine ammonia-lyase IlvA encodes MEYLSSHSPRVGLEDIVHAQMHLKDVILRTPLQYNRVLSERYGCNVLLKREDLQIVRSFKIRGAYHLMRSLPPERLAAGVVCASAGNHAQGVAYSCHALGIPGKIYMPSTTPRQKVNQVSFFGGDSVEVILTGDTFDDAYAEAIKESERSGTAFVHPFDDLKIIAGNGTVGQELMEASDTVPDFVFVAVGGGGLAAGVASYVKAISPETKVIGVEPEGAQSLRESLDAGEVVTLEHIDKFVDGAAVKRIGKLTFAICRELLDDTVPVPEGKICTTMLDLYNENAIVAEPAGALPIAALEMFRDQIAGKTVVCVISGGNNDIDRMQEIKERSLIYEGYKHYFMLNFPQRAGALREFLDDVLGPTDDITRFEYTKKHNKDNGPSLVGIELKHRKDYEPLISRMQMKGYSFIELNKDPVLFNLLI; translated from the coding sequence ATGGAATATTTATCATCTCACTCGCCTAGAGTTGGGCTTGAAGACATCGTTCACGCCCAAATGCATTTGAAAGACGTCATTCTCCGCACGCCCCTGCAATATAATCGCGTGCTCTCCGAGCGCTACGGCTGCAATGTCCTGCTGAAACGCGAGGATTTGCAAATTGTGCGTTCCTTTAAAATTCGCGGTGCCTACCATTTAATGCGTTCACTGCCGCCAGAGCGGCTTGCCGCAGGTGTCGTCTGCGCAAGCGCAGGCAATCATGCGCAGGGCGTTGCCTACTCCTGCCATGCGCTTGGCATCCCGGGCAAAATTTATATGCCTAGCACAACGCCGCGCCAGAAGGTAAACCAAGTGTCCTTCTTCGGTGGCGACAGTGTCGAGGTTATTTTGACTGGCGACACCTTTGATGATGCTTATGCAGAAGCCATTAAGGAGAGCGAGCGCAGCGGTACGGCTTTCGTTCATCCGTTTGACGATTTGAAAATTATTGCCGGCAATGGCACAGTCGGACAAGAACTGATGGAAGCGTCGGATACGGTGCCGGATTTTGTATTTGTGGCTGTAGGCGGCGGCGGCCTTGCTGCTGGTGTAGCTTCATATGTAAAAGCCATTTCGCCGGAAACGAAAGTGATTGGCGTAGAACCAGAAGGGGCTCAGTCGCTGCGCGAATCGCTAGATGCCGGGGAAGTCGTTACGCTTGAGCATATCGACAAATTCGTCGATGGCGCTGCAGTAAAGCGGATCGGCAAGCTGACGTTCGCGATCTGCCGCGAATTGCTCGATGATACCGTGCCTGTTCCCGAGGGCAAAATTTGTACGACCATGCTCGATCTTTACAATGAAAATGCGATTGTAGCGGAGCCAGCCGGTGCGCTGCCTATAGCTGCGCTTGAAATGTTCAGGGATCAGATTGCCGGAAAAACAGTCGTGTGCGTCATTAGCGGAGGGAATAACGATATTGACCGCATGCAGGAGATTAAGGAGCGTTCGCTCATTTATGAAGGATACAAGCATTATTTCATGTTAAATTTCCCGCAGCGCGCGGGTGCGCTGCGAGAATTTCTCGATGATGTGCTCGGTCCGACCGATGACATCACCCGCTTCGAGTATACGAAAAAGCACAATAAGGACAATGGCCCCTCACTCGTCGGCATTGAGCTGAAGCACCGTAAGGACTATGAGCCCTTGATCAGCCGCATGCAGATGAAAGGCTATTCCTTCATCGAGTTGAACAAAGATCCTGTACTATTTAATTTATTAATTTGA